The Schistocerca cancellata isolate TAMUIC-IGC-003103 chromosome 4, iqSchCanc2.1, whole genome shotgun sequence genome contains a region encoding:
- the LOC126184459 gene encoding aquaporin AQPAe.a-like isoform X2, translating to MAGGFKERLGIADITDKNGIWKCLLAEFIGTLLLNFFGCGSCVYAGNAPGAKSSQVLIALTFGLVIMAIVQIVGHVSGAHVNPAVTAGMLVTGNITILKGLLYIIAQCVGSITGSAILKALTPPEKAGSLGLTNVAESVTPVQGFGVEFFLGFVLVLVVFGVCDVNKPESKGFAPLVIGLTIAMGHLAAVDYTGSSMNPARTLGSAVIANEWENHWVYWLGPILGGIAAALLYKNAFAAPSADVNMEYSPVQLKRLDNRKDEDGMA from the exons ATGGCTGGAGGATTCAAGGAAAGGCTTGGAATTGCTGACATAACTGATAAAAATGGAATCTGGAAATGTCTGCTAGCAGAATTTATTGGTACCTTGCTGCTGAACTTCTTTGGTTGTGGAAGTTGTGTGTATGCTGGTAATGCACCAGGTGCTAAATCCAGCCAGGTTCTCATTGCACTTACATTTGGTCTGGTCATCATGGCAATTGTGCAG ATTGTGGGGCATGTGAGTGGAGCACATGTAAACCCGGCAGTTACTGCTGGCATGCTTGTAACAGGAAATATCACAATACTTAAGGGGCTGTTGTATATAATAGCTCAGTGTGTAGGATCCATCACAGGAAGTGCAATCTTGAAG GCTCTTACTCCTCCAGAAAAGGCTGGTTCACTTGGTCTGACAAATGTGGCAGAAAGTGTGACACCTGTGCAAGGCTTTGGTGTTGAATTTTTCTTAGGCTTTGTCCTGGTCCTGGTTGTATTTGGTGTCTGTGATGTCAACAAACCAGAAAGTAAGGGTTTTGCTCCACTGGTTATTGGATTGACAATTGCAATGGGACATCTGGCTGCT GTTGATTATACTGGATCAAGTATGAACCCTGCAAGGACACTTGGATCAGCTGTCATTGCCAATGAATGGGAGAATCACTGG GTATACTGGCTAGGACCAATCCTAGGTGGTATTGCTGCTGCTTTGTTATACAAGAATGCTTTTGCTGCACCATCAGCTGATGTCAACATGGAATACAGTCCAGTTCAG CTTAAACGGCTAGATAACcggaaagatgaagatggaatggcttGA
- the LOC126184459 gene encoding aquaporin AQPAe.a-like isoform X1, with protein MAGGFKERLGIADITDKNGIWKCLLAEFIGTLLLNFFGCGSCVYAGNAPGAKSSQVLIALTFGLVIMAIVQIVGHVSGAHVNPAVTAGMLVTGNITILKGLLYIIAQCVGSITGSAILKALTPPEKAGSLGLTNVAESVTPVQGFGVEFFLGFVLVLVVFGVCDVNKPESKGFAPLVIGLTIAMGHLAAVDYTGSSMNPARTLGSAVIANEWENHWVYWLGPILGGIAAALLYKNAFAAPSADVNMEYSPVQVQDKELKRLDNRKDEDGMA; from the exons ATGGCTGGAGGATTCAAGGAAAGGCTTGGAATTGCTGACATAACTGATAAAAATGGAATCTGGAAATGTCTGCTAGCAGAATTTATTGGTACCTTGCTGCTGAACTTCTTTGGTTGTGGAAGTTGTGTGTATGCTGGTAATGCACCAGGTGCTAAATCCAGCCAGGTTCTCATTGCACTTACATTTGGTCTGGTCATCATGGCAATTGTGCAG ATTGTGGGGCATGTGAGTGGAGCACATGTAAACCCGGCAGTTACTGCTGGCATGCTTGTAACAGGAAATATCACAATACTTAAGGGGCTGTTGTATATAATAGCTCAGTGTGTAGGATCCATCACAGGAAGTGCAATCTTGAAG GCTCTTACTCCTCCAGAAAAGGCTGGTTCACTTGGTCTGACAAATGTGGCAGAAAGTGTGACACCTGTGCAAGGCTTTGGTGTTGAATTTTTCTTAGGCTTTGTCCTGGTCCTGGTTGTATTTGGTGTCTGTGATGTCAACAAACCAGAAAGTAAGGGTTTTGCTCCACTGGTTATTGGATTGACAATTGCAATGGGACATCTGGCTGCT GTTGATTATACTGGATCAAGTATGAACCCTGCAAGGACACTTGGATCAGCTGTCATTGCCAATGAATGGGAGAATCACTGG GTATACTGGCTAGGACCAATCCTAGGTGGTATTGCTGCTGCTTTGTTATACAAGAATGCTTTTGCTGCACCATCAGCTGATGTCAACATGGAATACAGTCCAGTTCAGGTACAGGATAAAGAG CTTAAACGGCTAGATAACcggaaagatgaagatggaatggcttGA